Proteins encoded together in one Paracidovorax wautersii window:
- a CDS encoding Ldh family oxidoreductase, whose translation MSAESRFSADSLRTQTAAILQAWGMPEAPARTTAALMVETDLLGVESHGVSMLPQYEAMHASGRLHLAATPRVLRDGPATALLDGDAGLGHAVSAQAMQLAVDKARALGIALVGVRNSHHFGAAGVYARIAQRQGLIGLVTSSAQGILLVPTRAAEPVLGTNPIAFAAPVPEGSRNAAFVLDMATTTAAANRVKVKALRDQPVPAGWVVDGRGEPVTAPQAARAQVFDAPDGGLTPLGGSSDGGSHKGYGLALLAQVLGGTLNGGAFAPLHRQTHGAGEPANVGHSFIAIDPAFFGAPGAFAQDVDAILDVLHATRPAEPARPVLVPGDPEAAQQAERKCLGIPLPAPLLRQIREIAARAGAPDVLGDAPAGAAA comes from the coding sequence ATGAGCGCAGAGAGCCGCTTCAGCGCCGATAGCCTGCGCACGCAGACGGCCGCCATCCTGCAGGCCTGGGGCATGCCGGAAGCTCCGGCGCGCACCACGGCCGCGCTGATGGTGGAGACCGACCTGCTGGGCGTGGAATCGCACGGCGTGTCGATGCTGCCGCAGTACGAGGCCATGCACGCCAGCGGCCGGCTGCACCTTGCGGCCACACCCCGCGTGCTGCGCGACGGGCCGGCCACCGCCCTGCTGGACGGCGATGCCGGCCTGGGCCATGCCGTGTCGGCACAGGCCATGCAGCTGGCCGTGGACAAGGCCCGCGCCCTCGGCATTGCGCTGGTGGGCGTGCGCAACTCTCACCACTTCGGCGCGGCCGGCGTGTACGCCCGCATCGCGCAGCGCCAGGGCCTGATCGGCCTGGTGACCAGCTCGGCCCAGGGCATTCTGCTGGTTCCCACGCGCGCGGCCGAGCCGGTGCTGGGCACCAATCCCATCGCCTTCGCCGCGCCCGTGCCCGAGGGCTCGCGCAATGCGGCCTTCGTGCTGGACATGGCCACCACCACGGCGGCGGCCAACCGCGTGAAGGTGAAAGCCCTGCGCGACCAGCCGGTCCCCGCGGGCTGGGTGGTGGACGGCCGGGGCGAGCCGGTGACCGCGCCGCAGGCCGCGCGCGCCCAGGTCTTCGATGCCCCGGACGGCGGGCTGACGCCGCTGGGCGGCAGCAGCGACGGCGGCAGCCACAAGGGCTACGGCCTGGCGTTGCTGGCGCAGGTGCTGGGCGGCACGCTCAACGGCGGCGCTTTCGCCCCGCTGCACCGCCAGACGCACGGCGCCGGAGAGCCCGCCAACGTGGGCCACAGCTTCATCGCCATCGACCCCGCCTTCTTCGGCGCGCCCGGCGCGTTCGCGCAGGACGTGGACGCCATCCTCGACGTGCTTCACGCCACGCGCCCGGCCGAGCCGGCCCGGCCCGTGCTGGTGCCCGGCGACCCCGAGGCCGCCCAGCAGGCCGAGCGCAAATGCCTGGGCATTCCGCTGCCGGCCCCGCTGCTGCGCCAGATACGCGAGATCGCGGCCCGCGCCGGGGCGCCGGACGTGCTGGGCGACGCCCCGGCCGGAGCCGCCGCATGA
- a CDS encoding transporter substrate-binding domain-containing protein gives MSHTLILRTAASALAALCLAAALPAHADATLDKIQQRGKLVVGVILSGPPFGTIDPVTHKHVGYNVQLSEGVAKGLGVAVETVQVQPSNRVQFLQQGKVDILIANMQWTQERSEILGFVPTPFEEVGGAAIAKKGTGIKAWDDLRGKPVCVSQGSNFTKPLADQHGAQIKAFRGQPESLLALRGGNCTAAVHVSPTLRELVADNPDWKDYEIVSPSDLIPSPSVIWLRKGEADTQAAIDRIVQDWHRTGWLIEVEKKNGMTPTPLLYQLHEKFKKTPA, from the coding sequence ATGAGCCATACCCTGATTCTCCGCACCGCCGCCTCGGCCCTGGCCGCGCTGTGCCTGGCCGCCGCCCTGCCCGCCCATGCCGACGCCACGCTCGACAAGATCCAGCAGCGCGGCAAGCTCGTCGTGGGCGTGATCCTGTCCGGCCCGCCGTTCGGCACCATCGACCCCGTAACGCACAAGCACGTGGGCTACAACGTGCAGCTCTCCGAAGGCGTGGCCAAGGGCCTGGGCGTGGCGGTGGAGACCGTGCAGGTGCAGCCCTCCAACCGCGTGCAGTTCCTTCAGCAGGGCAAGGTGGACATCCTCATCGCCAACATGCAATGGACGCAGGAGCGCAGCGAGATCCTCGGCTTCGTACCCACGCCGTTCGAGGAAGTGGGCGGCGCCGCCATCGCCAAGAAGGGCACCGGCATCAAGGCCTGGGACGACCTGCGCGGCAAGCCCGTGTGCGTTTCGCAGGGCAGCAACTTCACCAAGCCCCTGGCCGATCAGCATGGCGCGCAGATCAAGGCCTTTCGGGGACAGCCTGAATCGCTGCTGGCGCTGCGCGGCGGCAACTGCACGGCCGCCGTGCATGTCAGCCCCACGCTGCGCGAGCTGGTGGCCGATAACCCCGACTGGAAGGACTACGAGATCGTCTCGCCCTCCGACCTCATTCCGTCGCCGTCCGTGATCTGGCTGCGCAAGGGCGAAGCCGACACGCAGGCCGCCATCGACCGCATCGTGCAGGACTGGCACCGCACCGGCTGGCTGATCGAGGTGGAGAAGAAGAACGGCATGACGCCTACACCGCTGCTGTATCAGCTGCACGAGAAGTTCAAGAAGACGCCCGCATGA
- a CDS encoding transporter substrate-binding domain-containing protein, with translation MTRFLAPLTAALALALGASGAHADATLDKIKQRGKLAVGIDGASPPFGVLDPATGKTGGYQTELATDLAKRLGVTLETVPVTANTRVQFLQSGKVDLLIANIQWTQERSEILSFAPTPYDLIGGGALVAKASGIRRWEDLRGKVACVSQGSNFAKPLAETYGAVVKGLRGIPESLLALKGGTCAASVHIQPALYEKLTGPNAAEWKDFELGTQDQLIPSPTVVWTRRGEADTQAFVDKAIQDWHRSGFLLKTARQNGVPDTWIAERHQRALKGQFDRAPYDFAVYAEAQAAAAAAATEGKKP, from the coding sequence ATGACCCGCTTCCTCGCACCCCTCACCGCCGCCCTGGCACTGGCCTTGGGCGCCTCAGGTGCCCACGCCGACGCCACGCTCGACAAGATCAAGCAGCGCGGCAAGCTCGCCGTCGGCATCGACGGCGCCAGCCCCCCGTTCGGCGTGCTCGACCCGGCTACCGGCAAGACCGGCGGCTACCAGACCGAGCTGGCCACCGACCTGGCCAAGCGCCTGGGCGTAACGCTGGAGACCGTTCCCGTTACCGCCAACACGCGCGTGCAGTTCCTGCAGAGCGGCAAGGTGGACCTGCTGATCGCGAACATCCAGTGGACGCAGGAGCGCAGCGAGATCCTCTCGTTCGCGCCCACGCCGTACGACCTGATCGGCGGCGGTGCCCTGGTCGCCAAGGCCAGCGGCATCAGGCGCTGGGAAGACCTGCGCGGCAAGGTGGCCTGCGTGTCGCAGGGCAGCAACTTCGCCAAGCCGCTGGCGGAGACCTACGGCGCGGTGGTCAAGGGCCTGCGCGGCATTCCCGAGTCGCTGCTGGCCCTGAAGGGCGGCACCTGCGCCGCCTCGGTGCACATCCAGCCGGCGCTGTACGAAAAGCTCACCGGTCCCAACGCCGCCGAGTGGAAGGACTTCGAGCTCGGCACGCAGGACCAGCTGATCCCGTCGCCCACCGTGGTGTGGACGCGCCGGGGCGAGGCCGACACGCAGGCCTTCGTGGACAAGGCCATCCAGGACTGGCACCGCTCCGGCTTCCTGCTGAAGACCGCACGCCAGAACGGCGTGCCCGACACCTGGATCGCCGAGCGCCACCAGCGCGCGCTCAAGGGCCAGTTCGACCGCGCACCGTACGACTTCGCCGTGTACGCCGAAGCCCAGGCCGCCGCCGCAGCAGCAGCCACGGAAGGCAAGAAGCCATGA
- a CDS encoding transporter substrate-binding domain-containing protein, with amino-acid sequence MRHAPASLRFSALPLAGLVAALSLMAGTAHADATLDKIKQRGKVSIGVLVNGGPFGSIDPANQQLVGWNPELARAVAKGLGVEADLVQVQTATRVQFLQAGKVDLLIASMELNPDRAEILGYAPTPFYRVGGTAAVRKDSGITKWEDLRGKPVCVSQGSSYAKPLANDYGATVQGFKSSSDSLLALKGGNCVAAVHDSTLIHPLLRTNAEWSQYAAPIATELLPAPSVVWTRKGEADTIAAVDKVVQDWHRTGWLIATEKRVGIEPANPLLPELQARFKAATQ; translated from the coding sequence ATGCGCCACGCCCCCGCCTCCCTCCGTTTCTCCGCCCTGCCGCTGGCCGGCCTGGTGGCCGCGCTGTCCCTGATGGCGGGCACCGCCCACGCCGACGCCACGCTCGACAAGATCAAGCAGCGCGGCAAGGTCAGCATCGGCGTGCTGGTCAATGGCGGGCCGTTCGGTTCCATCGACCCCGCCAACCAGCAGTTGGTGGGCTGGAACCCCGAGCTGGCCCGCGCCGTGGCCAAGGGCCTGGGTGTGGAGGCCGACCTGGTGCAGGTGCAGACGGCCACGCGCGTGCAGTTCCTGCAGGCCGGCAAGGTGGATCTGCTGATCGCCTCGATGGAGCTGAACCCCGACCGCGCCGAGATCCTGGGCTACGCGCCCACGCCGTTCTACCGCGTGGGCGGCACGGCCGCCGTGCGCAAGGACAGCGGCATCACGAAGTGGGAAGACCTGCGCGGCAAGCCCGTGTGCGTGTCGCAGGGCAGCAGCTATGCCAAGCCCCTGGCGAACGACTACGGCGCCACGGTGCAGGGCTTCAAGAGCTCGTCCGATTCGCTGCTGGCGCTCAAGGGCGGCAACTGCGTGGCCGCCGTGCACGACAGCACCCTGATCCACCCGCTGCTGCGCACCAACGCCGAGTGGAGCCAGTACGCCGCGCCCATCGCGACCGAACTGCTGCCCGCACCTTCCGTGGTGTGGACCCGCAAGGGCGAGGCCGACACCATCGCCGCCGTGGACAAGGTGGTGCAGGACTGGCACCGCACCGGCTGGCTGATCGCCACCGAAAAGCGTGTCGGCATCGAGCCGGCCAACCCGCTGCTGCCCGAGCTGCAGGCCCGGTTCAAGGCCGCTACGCAGTGA
- a CDS encoding rhodanese-like domain-containing protein → MSALPQSASALPSSVSAATVRGWLNDGAEIALLDVREAGQFGEGHPFFAIPAAYSRLEWDVPRLVPRRSTRTVMLDAGDGVAARAAQRLAALGYAQLHVLEGGAPAWAAAGYTLFQGVNLPSKTFGELVEHAFGTPHVSAAELQRRQQAGEPLVLLDGRTLEEHRKMTIPGATPVPNGELARHWSALAPDPATPIVVHCAGRTRSIIGAQILRSLGVPNPVLALENGTQGWALSGLALEHGSPRRPPALHPAQPADQARAARVAADAGAARLTAAQAQAWIDDPDRTTYVLDVRTADEYAAGTLAGARHAPGGQLLQATDQTIGVRRSRVLLLDDDGVRAPVVAAWLARLGYETATVEGGIHAALTLPGTEWAHPPSAPVQVDRQDLPGWWSSQATPPLLLDVQPSLAYRRQHAQGARWSVRPRVAADLRAAAPGTRPPLLILAADAASAAAAASEILPGAVASVQWALAADWAAAGLPVQSSPGQPSDADAIDYLFFVHDRHDGNLDAARRYLAWETGLIAQCAPDELAGFRLPAGPSPGT, encoded by the coding sequence ATGTCTGCCCTGCCCCAGTCCGCCTCCGCCCTGCCCTCCTCCGTCAGCGCCGCCACCGTGCGCGGCTGGCTCAACGACGGCGCCGAAATCGCCCTGCTCGACGTGCGCGAGGCCGGCCAGTTCGGCGAAGGCCATCCGTTCTTCGCCATACCGGCCGCCTACAGCCGCCTGGAATGGGACGTGCCCCGCCTGGTGCCCCGCCGCAGCACGCGCACCGTGATGCTCGACGCCGGCGACGGCGTGGCCGCGCGCGCGGCGCAGCGCCTCGCCGCGCTGGGCTATGCGCAGTTGCATGTGCTGGAGGGCGGCGCCCCGGCCTGGGCCGCCGCCGGCTACACGCTGTTCCAGGGCGTGAACCTGCCGTCGAAGACCTTCGGCGAACTGGTGGAACACGCCTTCGGCACGCCGCACGTGAGCGCGGCGGAGCTGCAGCGCCGCCAGCAGGCGGGCGAGCCGCTGGTGCTGCTGGACGGCCGCACGCTGGAAGAGCACCGCAAGATGACCATTCCCGGCGCCACGCCCGTGCCCAACGGCGAGCTGGCGCGGCACTGGAGCGCCTTGGCGCCCGACCCGGCCACGCCCATCGTCGTCCACTGCGCAGGACGTACGCGCAGCATCATCGGCGCGCAGATCCTGCGCAGCCTGGGCGTTCCCAATCCCGTGCTGGCGCTGGAGAACGGCACCCAGGGCTGGGCGCTGTCCGGTCTGGCCCTCGAACATGGGAGCCCGCGCCGGCCTCCCGCCCTGCACCCCGCACAGCCTGCGGACCAGGCCCGCGCAGCCCGCGTGGCCGCCGACGCAGGCGCGGCCCGGCTGACGGCCGCACAGGCGCAGGCCTGGATCGACGACCCGGACCGCACCACCTACGTGCTCGACGTGCGCACCGCCGACGAGTACGCCGCCGGAACGCTGGCGGGTGCCCGGCACGCGCCAGGCGGCCAGCTGCTGCAGGCCACGGACCAGACCATCGGCGTGCGCCGCAGCCGCGTGCTGCTGCTGGACGACGACGGCGTGCGCGCGCCCGTGGTCGCAGCCTGGCTGGCACGGCTGGGCTATGAGACCGCCACGGTGGAGGGCGGCATCCATGCGGCGCTCACCCTGCCCGGCACGGAGTGGGCGCATCCTCCTTCTGCGCCCGTGCAGGTGGACCGGCAGGATCTGCCCGGCTGGTGGTCCTCCCAGGCGACGCCACCGCTGCTGCTGGATGTGCAGCCCTCGCTGGCCTACCGCCGCCAGCACGCCCAGGGCGCGCGTTGGTCGGTGCGGCCGCGCGTGGCGGCCGATCTGCGCGCCGCCGCACCGGGCACGCGCCCGCCGCTGCTCATCTTGGCCGCCGATGCCGCCAGCGCCGCGGCGGCCGCCAGCGAGATCCTGCCCGGCGCCGTGGCCAGCGTGCAGTGGGCCCTGGCGGCCGACTGGGCTGCGGCCGGCCTGCCCGTGCAGAGCTCCCCCGGCCAGCCGTCCGATGCGGACGCCATCGACTACCTGTTCTTCGTGCACGACCGCCACGACGGCAACCTGGACGCCGCGCGCCGCTACCTGGCCTGGGAGACGGGCCTCATCGCCCAGTGCGCGCCCGACGAGCTGGCGGGCTTCCGCCTGCCGGCGGGGCCCTCGCCCGGCACCTGA
- the metH gene encoding methionine synthase, translated as MSAVSLPPMKLSGLEPVTIGEGQLFVNIGERTNVTGSKAFARMILNGQYEEALAVARQQVENGAQVIDINMDEAMLDSKAAMVRFLQLIASEPDIARVPIMVDSSKWEVIEAGLRCIQGKGIVNSISMKEGVEKFKHEARLVKRYGAAAVVMAFDEQGQADTFARKIEICERAYRVLVDEVGFAPEDIIFDPNIFAVATGIEEHNNYAVDFIEAVRWIKQHLPGAKVSGGVSNVSFSFRGNDPVREAIHTVFLYHAIQAGMDMGIVNAGMVGVYDDLEPQLRERVEDVVLNRRPDAGERLVEIAETAKSGAKDESKKLEWRGTPEAPRTVGERLSHALVHGITDFIVEDTEEAYQEILAKGGRPLHVIEGPLMDGMNVVGDLFGAGKMFLPQVVKSARVMKSAVAHLIPYIEEEKRQDELAGRDVRSKGKIVIATVKGDVHDIGKNIVTVVLQCNNFEVVNMGVMVPCHEILARAKVEGADIVGLSGLITPSLEEMQYVAGEMQKDEHFRIKKIPLLIGGATCSRVHTAVKIAPHYEGPVVYVPDASRSVSVAQSLLGDGAQSYLQELNADYDKVRQQHANKKQVPLWPLAKARANRTPVNFSTYVPPTPRLLGRRVFKNFDLNELARYIDWGPFFQTWDLAGPYPAILTDEVVGVEATRVFADGQAMLKKLIEGRWLSASGVLALYPANSVGDDIEFYTDETRTEVAMTWYGLRQQTEKHVIDGVTRPSRCLADFVAPKDSGIADYAGLFAVTAGLGVEKKEKAFVDALDDYSAIMLKSLADRLAEAFAECLHQRVRTDLWGYAAGEALSNEEMIGEQYAGIRPAPGYPACPDHSAKQDLFRVLQCEEIGMGLTESLAMTPAASVSGFYIGHPESTYFNVGKIGEDQLHDMAERRGMDEAVLARLLAPNL; from the coding sequence ATGTCCGCTGTTTCCCTCCCTCCCATGAAGCTGTCCGGCCTGGAGCCGGTGACCATCGGCGAGGGCCAGCTCTTCGTGAACATCGGCGAGCGCACCAACGTCACGGGCTCCAAGGCGTTCGCCCGCATGATCCTCAACGGCCAGTACGAAGAAGCCCTGGCCGTGGCGCGCCAGCAGGTGGAGAACGGCGCGCAGGTCATCGACATCAACATGGACGAGGCCATGCTGGACAGCAAGGCCGCCATGGTGCGCTTCCTGCAGCTCATCGCCTCCGAGCCCGACATCGCGCGCGTGCCGATCATGGTCGACAGCTCCAAGTGGGAGGTGATCGAGGCCGGGCTGCGCTGCATCCAGGGCAAGGGCATCGTCAACTCCATCAGCATGAAGGAGGGGGTGGAGAAGTTCAAGCACGAAGCCCGCCTGGTCAAGCGCTACGGCGCCGCCGCCGTGGTGATGGCCTTCGACGAGCAGGGCCAGGCCGACACCTTCGCGCGCAAGATCGAGATCTGCGAGCGGGCCTACCGCGTGCTGGTGGACGAGGTGGGCTTTGCGCCCGAGGACATCATCTTCGACCCCAACATCTTCGCGGTGGCCACGGGCATCGAGGAGCACAACAACTACGCGGTCGATTTCATCGAGGCGGTGCGCTGGATCAAGCAGCACCTGCCGGGCGCCAAGGTGTCGGGCGGCGTGTCCAACGTGTCCTTCAGCTTCCGCGGCAACGACCCGGTGCGCGAAGCCATCCACACCGTGTTCCTGTACCACGCCATCCAGGCGGGCATGGACATGGGCATCGTCAACGCCGGCATGGTCGGCGTGTACGACGACCTGGAACCCCAGCTGCGTGAGCGCGTGGAGGACGTGGTGCTCAACCGCCGGCCCGATGCCGGCGAGCGCCTGGTGGAGATCGCCGAGACCGCCAAGAGCGGCGCCAAGGACGAGAGCAAGAAGCTCGAATGGCGCGGCACGCCCGAGGCGCCCCGCACGGTGGGCGAGCGACTGTCCCACGCGCTGGTGCACGGCATCACCGACTTCATCGTCGAGGACACCGAAGAGGCCTACCAGGAGATCCTGGCGAAGGGCGGGCGCCCGCTGCACGTGATCGAAGGCCCGCTCATGGACGGCATGAACGTGGTGGGCGACCTGTTCGGTGCCGGCAAGATGTTCCTGCCCCAAGTGGTGAAGAGCGCGCGCGTGATGAAGTCCGCCGTGGCCCACCTGATCCCTTACATCGAGGAAGAGAAGCGCCAGGACGAGCTGGCCGGCCGCGACGTGCGCAGCAAGGGCAAGATCGTCATCGCCACCGTCAAGGGCGACGTGCACGACATCGGCAAGAACATCGTCACCGTCGTGCTCCAGTGCAACAACTTCGAGGTGGTGAACATGGGCGTGATGGTGCCCTGCCACGAGATTCTGGCGCGCGCCAAGGTCGAGGGCGCGGACATCGTGGGCCTGAGCGGCCTGATCACGCCCAGCCTGGAAGAGATGCAGTACGTGGCCGGCGAGATGCAGAAGGACGAGCACTTCCGCATCAAGAAGATCCCGCTGCTGATCGGCGGCGCCACGTGTTCGCGCGTGCACACGGCCGTCAAGATCGCGCCGCACTACGAGGGCCCGGTGGTCTACGTGCCCGATGCCTCGCGCAGCGTGAGCGTGGCGCAGAGCCTGCTGGGCGACGGCGCGCAAAGCTACCTGCAGGAGCTGAACGCCGACTACGACAAGGTGCGCCAGCAGCATGCCAACAAGAAGCAGGTGCCGCTGTGGCCCCTGGCCAAGGCCCGCGCCAACCGCACGCCGGTCAACTTCAGCACCTACGTGCCGCCCACGCCGCGCCTGCTGGGCCGCCGCGTGTTCAAGAACTTCGACCTGAACGAGCTGGCCAGGTACATCGACTGGGGCCCGTTCTTCCAGACCTGGGACCTGGCCGGCCCCTACCCCGCCATCCTCACCGACGAAGTGGTGGGCGTGGAAGCCACGCGCGTCTTCGCCGACGGCCAGGCCATGCTCAAGAAGCTCATCGAAGGCCGCTGGCTCAGTGCCAGTGGTGTGCTGGCGCTGTACCCCGCCAACAGCGTGGGCGACGACATCGAGTTCTACACCGACGAAACCCGCACCGAGGTCGCCATGACCTGGTACGGCCTGCGCCAGCAGACCGAAAAGCACGTGATCGACGGCGTGACGCGCCCCAGCCGCTGCCTGGCCGACTTCGTCGCGCCCAAGGACAGCGGCATCGCCGACTACGCCGGCCTGTTCGCCGTGACGGCCGGCCTGGGCGTGGAGAAGAAGGAAAAAGCCTTCGTCGATGCGCTGGACGATTACTCGGCCATCATGCTCAAGAGCCTGGCCGACCGCCTGGCCGAGGCCTTTGCCGAGTGCCTGCACCAGCGCGTGCGCACCGACCTGTGGGGCTACGCAGCGGGCGAGGCGCTGTCCAACGAGGAAATGATCGGCGAGCAATACGCCGGCATCCGCCCCGCGCCGGGCTACCCGGCCTGCCCGGACCACAGCGCCAAGCAGGACCTGTTCCGCGTGCTGCAGTGCGAAGAGATCGGCATGGGCCTGACGGAAAGCCTGGCCATGACGCCGGCCGCCAGCGTGAGCGGCTTCTACATCGGCCACCCCGAGAGCACCTACTTCAACGTGGGCAAGATCGGCGAGGACCAACTGCACGACATGGCCGAGCGGCGCGGCATGGACGAAGCCGTGCTGGCGCGCCTGCTGGCCCCGAACCTCTGA
- a CDS encoding cytochrome c, producing MCRSSAGFSLSGKACGWVFSLLAVLGAAPAQASGDAGTAAPVPPPQAQQAAFAQQSATTDAVLVEKGRKLAVAADCAACHTTPKGGAPFAGGYPIGSPLGTIYATNITPSQTHGIGRYTLEDFRRALRQGVRQDGAHLYPAMPYTAYTQISDDDTAALYAYFMHGVKPVDQAAPQTALPFPFNLRFSMAVWNALYLKDQRFVPDTTKAPGWNHGAYLVNALAHCSTCHTPRNALMAEDSGRFLAGGSLGAWYAPNITSDATNGIGGWSEAELVQYLQTGRVAGKAQAAGPMAEAVEHSLQHLPESDLKAIATYLMQTAPQGGDEAKPRYSHGSAAVAQEATQRGLAKGVDAGWRVFSGSCAHCHQATGGGTGHGEYPSLFHNSATGASRPDNLVATILHGVDRTVDGRAHFMPAFGDAASYTDRLSDQEIADVSNFVLTQYGNPAVQVSAADVATLRACGKPPLIAQMRPLVLPALVVVLVALVAFIAVRVRRKKNTAA from the coding sequence ATTTGCAGGTCAAGTGCGGGCTTCTCCCTGTCCGGGAAAGCCTGCGGGTGGGTTTTTTCTTTGCTGGCCGTCCTCGGCGCGGCCCCTGCGCAAGCCTCCGGTGACGCCGGCACCGCGGCCCCTGTGCCCCCGCCGCAGGCGCAGCAAGCCGCTTTTGCGCAGCAGTCGGCCACCACCGATGCGGTGCTGGTCGAAAAGGGCCGCAAGCTGGCGGTCGCGGCGGACTGCGCCGCCTGCCACACCACGCCCAAGGGCGGCGCACCGTTCGCCGGCGGCTACCCCATCGGCTCGCCGCTGGGCACCATCTACGCGACCAACATCACGCCCTCCCAGACCCACGGCATCGGCCGCTACACGCTGGAAGATTTCAGACGCGCCCTGCGCCAGGGCGTGCGCCAGGACGGCGCCCACCTCTACCCGGCGATGCCGTACACGGCCTATACGCAGATCAGCGACGACGACACGGCCGCGCTCTACGCCTACTTCATGCACGGCGTGAAGCCGGTGGACCAGGCGGCTCCGCAGACCGCGCTGCCGTTCCCGTTCAACCTCCGCTTCTCGATGGCGGTGTGGAACGCGCTGTACCTGAAGGACCAGCGCTTCGTGCCCGACACCACCAAGGCGCCCGGGTGGAACCACGGTGCCTACCTGGTGAACGCGCTGGCCCACTGCAGCACCTGCCACACGCCGCGCAACGCGCTCATGGCCGAAGACAGCGGCCGCTTCCTGGCGGGCGGCTCGCTCGGCGCCTGGTACGCGCCCAACATCACGTCCGACGCCACCAACGGCATCGGCGGCTGGAGCGAGGCCGAACTGGTGCAGTACCTCCAGACCGGCCGCGTGGCCGGCAAGGCCCAGGCCGCCGGCCCCATGGCCGAAGCGGTGGAGCACAGCCTGCAGCACCTGCCCGAGTCCGACCTGAAGGCCATCGCCACGTACCTCATGCAGACGGCGCCGCAAGGCGGCGACGAGGCCAAGCCCCGCTACAGCCACGGCAGCGCGGCGGTCGCGCAGGAGGCCACGCAGCGCGGCCTGGCGAAGGGCGTGGACGCCGGCTGGCGTGTCTTCAGCGGCAGCTGCGCACACTGCCACCAGGCCACGGGCGGCGGCACGGGCCATGGCGAATATCCCTCGCTGTTCCACAACAGCGCCACGGGCGCCAGCCGGCCCGACAACCTGGTCGCCACCATCCTGCACGGCGTGGACCGCACGGTGGACGGTCGCGCGCACTTCATGCCGGCCTTCGGCGATGCGGCCTCGTACACCGACCGCCTGAGCGACCAGGAGATCGCCGACGTGAGCAACTTCGTGCTCACGCAGTACGGCAACCCGGCGGTGCAGGTCAGCGCGGCCGACGTGGCCACGCTGCGCGCCTGCGGCAAGCCGCCCTTGATCGCGCAGATGCGTCCCCTGGTCCTGCCGGCCCTCGTGGTCGTTCTGGTGGCGCTGGTCGCTTTCATCGCAGTGCGGGTGCGCCGCAAGAAGAACACGGCCGCCTGA
- a CDS encoding sugar dehydrogenase complex small subunit, translated as MTSNHPTHSLSALSSAVASTAATAGISRRTLIGGAAVAGVALAFGGPALLGTSNAFAAAAASQDFLRLSEFLTGGQPLTAALAARYQEALGRHDPQFAAAAARLQRHVADGRFTHVDELLAAPGLDPALRATATQIVSAWYLGIVGEDADAELISYANALMYRPTAGILDVPTYGSGPDSWGHKPPVSTVPNATGGDAQHPTKKSP; from the coding sequence ATGACGTCGAATCACCCTACCCATTCCCTCTCTGCCCTGTCGTCAGCCGTGGCCTCCACGGCGGCAACGGCCGGCATCTCGCGTCGCACGCTGATCGGCGGCGCCGCCGTGGCCGGCGTGGCCCTGGCCTTCGGCGGCCCGGCCCTGCTGGGCACCAGCAACGCCTTCGCAGCCGCCGCGGCGTCGCAAGACTTTCTGCGCCTGTCGGAGTTTCTGACCGGCGGCCAGCCGCTCACCGCCGCGCTGGCCGCGCGCTACCAGGAGGCGCTGGGGCGGCATGACCCGCAGTTCGCCGCCGCCGCCGCCCGGTTGCAGCGCCATGTGGCAGACGGCCGGTTCACGCATGTGGACGAGCTGCTGGCCGCGCCCGGCCTCGACCCCGCCCTGCGCGCCACGGCCACGCAGATCGTCTCGGCCTGGTACCTGGGCATCGTGGGCGAAGACGCCGATGCGGAGCTGATCAGCTACGCCAACGCCCTCATGTACCGCCCCACGGCCGGCATCCTCGACGTTCCCACCTACGGCAGCGGCCCCGATTCATGGGGGCACAAGCCCCCGGTCTCCACGGTGCCCAACGCCACCGGAGGCGACGCGCAACACCCCACCAAGAAGAGCCCGTAA